CAGCCTGACCTTCGCCAATTTCGTCGAATTCGACGCGCTCTATGGCCACCGGCGCGACATCGCGGGCTATGCCCGGCAGCTGGAATGGTTCGACGCGGTGGCGGGGCGCTTTCTAGCGACGCTGGCCCCCGGCGATCTGGCGATCTTCACCGCCGATCACGGCAACGATCCCGGCTGGCACGGCACCGACCACACCCGCGAACGGGTGCCGGTGCTGGGGCACGGCGCGGGCTGCCGCGGCGTGGGCCTTGTGAGCTTCAGCGATATAGGGGCATCGGTCCTGTCCCATCTGGGCCTTCCCGCCCCCCGACACGGAGCCAGCTTCCTGTGAAGAAAATCGAACTGCACCTGCATCTGGAGGGCGCGGCGCCCCCCGATTTCATCCGCAGCCTGGCGGGCGAGAAGCGCCTGACGCTGGACGGCGTCTTCGACGATCGCGGCGCCTATGCCTATGACGATTTTGCGGGCTTCCTGCGCTGCTACGAAGGCGCCACCCGCGTGCTGCAAGGCCCCCGCGACTATGCCCGCCTGCTGGCCGAGGTCCTGGAACGCTGCGCCGAGGAAGGCGTGATCTACGTCGAGCTGTTCGTCTCGCCCGAGTTCTGCGGCGGCGCGGACCTGCCTGCCTGGCGCGACCATCTGGCCGCGATGACCGAGGTGGCGGACGCCGCCCGCGCCGACGGCATCGACAGCCGCGGCATCGTCACCGCGATCCGCCATTTCGACCCCGACCGCGCCCGGCGCAGCGCGATCTGCGCGGCCGAGACCGCCGGCGGCTGGATCACCGGCTTCGGCATGGGCGGCGCCGAGCAGGTCCACAAGGCCACCGATTTCGCCTGGAGCTTCGACTGCGCGGCCGAGGCCGGGCTGGGGCTGACCTGCCACGCGGGCGAATGGCTGGGCCCCGACAGCGTCCGGCAGGCGCTGGATCTGGGCTGCACCCGCATCGGCCACGGCGTCCGCGCCATCGAGGATCGGGCCCTGGTCCGCGATCTGGTCGAGCGGAACATCACGCTGGAGGTCTGCCCCGGCTCGAACATCGCGCTTGGCGTCTATCCCTCGTGGGACGCCCATCCCATCGCGCGGCTGGCCGATGCGGGGGTGCGGGTCACGGTGTCGACCGACGATCCGCCCTTCTTCCACACCACGCTGCGGGCCGAATACGACCGGCTTGCCTCGACCTTTGACTGGGGCGATACCGAGTTCCGGCAGATCAATCTGTGGGCCGCCGAGGCCGCCTTCTGCGACACCGCCACCCGTGACCGCCTGAAAAAGGAATTCTCCTGATGCCCCATCTGACCGTCGTCGATCACCCCCTTGTCAGCCACAAGCTGTCGATCATGCGCCAGAAGGACGTGTCCACCGCCGGCTTTCGCCGCCTCCTGCGCGAGATCAGCCTGCTCTTGGCCTACGAGGTCACGCGCGAGCTGGAGCTGACCACCATCCGCATCGAGACCCCGATGTGCGAGATGGACGCCCCCACGCTGGAGGGCAAGAAGCTGGCCCTGATCTCGATCCTGCGGGCCGGGAACGGGTTGCTGGACGGCATCCTCGAGCTGATCCCCGGTGCGCGGGTGGGCTTCGTGGGCCTCTATCGCGACCCCGAGACGCTGAAGCCCGTCGAATACTACTGCAAGGTGCCGCGCGAACTGGATGCGCGCATGACCATCGTCGTCGATCCGATGCTGGCCACCGGCAATTCCTCGGTCGCGGCCATCGACATGCTGAAGGACCGCGGCGCCAAGAACATCCGCTTTCTGTGCCTTCTGGCCGCCCCCGAAGGGGTCGAGCGCATGCGGCAGGCCCATCCCGACGTGCCGATCTTCACCGCCGCGCTGGACGAACGGCTGGACGATCACGGCTATATCGTGCCGGGCCTGGGCGACGCGGGCGACCGGATGTTCGGCACGAAATAGGGCCGCGTTAACCGGCCCTTCAGGGTTCTGCGCTAACCGTTGGGGCAGGACAGGGGGTGCGGATGAACGCTCACGCTTGGGTGGTGGCTGTGATGATGGGCGGGGCGGCGCAGGCGGCCCCCAGCCCGCCGCCGCCCGACGGCTTCGCGGGCGGGCAGTATATCGACGCTTCGGGCTGCGTCTTCACCCGCGAGGATGGCGGTTGGACGGCGCGGATCGACGGGCAGGGGCGGGCGGTCTGCGGCTTTCCCCCCAGCCTTGGCGCGCGCCGCACCGATCCGGGCGCCGACCGTGTGCTGCCGCTGACCGAAGAAGCCCCGCCCGATGTCGAGACCCTGCTGATGGAGCAGCTGTCGCGCGACCTGCGCCCCGGCGAATGGACCGCCGATCCCCGCCCCGCCGAGGTCCGGTCGGACCCTGCGCCGTCGCGCCGCCCCGACCCGATGCAGACCGCCGTCGAGGATGCGATGACCCTGGCGCCCGCACTGCGCGAGGCGTCGGGGCTGGCGGGCTCGGCCGACCTCTGCGCACGGCTCGGCTATCGCCCTGACCCCGAGGGGACGCGGCAGGGCCTGTCCCTGGGCCTCTGCCCCGGCATGCGCGTGGCCCCGCTGACGATCGGAACGGTGCAGGTCGCGGGCGAATCGCCGCCCGCCGGCGGCCGCGCCCGCAAGGGTCGCCCGCCCGGCAGTCCAGCCGCGCCCCACGCCCGCAGCGCCACCCGTCAAGGCCGCAGCCGCAACTGCGGCGGACCCGCCATCAGACGGACCGGAGATGATCCCCGCCTCGGCGCGCTATGTCCTGATCGGAGCCTTTTCGGACGAGGCAGGCGCGGCGACGGCCCGTCAGGCTCTGGCTGCCCGCGGCTATTCGGTGGGGCAGGGCCGCGTCAAGGGTGACGCCTCGCCCCTGCGCCTGATCATGGCCGGGCCCTTCGCGGACCGTCGCGCGCTGATCGTCGCGTTGAACGACCTGCGGCGCAACGGCTATCCCGGTGCCGTGGCGCGCTAGGCGCTGCGCACCGCGTCGATCATCCGGGCGACATTGTCGGGATCGGCATCCGGGGTGATGCCATGGCCCAAGTTGAAAACATGCGGCCCGCCGCGCAGGCTGCGGGTGATCCGCTGCGCCTCGGCAACAAGTTCGGGCCCGCCCGTGACCATGTGCCGCGGGTCCAGGTTGCCCTGCACGCAACCGTCAACCTGAAGTTCCGCCGCCGCCCATTCGGCCGAGACCGAATTGTCCAGCGCCAGGCAATCCGCCCCGGTGGCCTTGGCAAAGCCCACATAGCGCGGCCCCGCCTCGCGCGGGAAGGCGATGACCGGCAAGCCGGGATGGCGGGCCTTCAACGCCGCGATGATGCGCGCGATCGGCGCCAGCGAGAAGTCGTCGAAATCGCGGCCCTTCAGGCTGCCGGCCCAGCTGTCAAACAGCTTGACGACCTCGGCCCCGGCCTCGATCTGGCGCGACAGGTAATGGATGGTCGCCTCGGTGATCAGGTCGATCAGCGCCGCGAAGGTCGCCCGGTCCTGGTCCTTCAGCAGATGTGCCGGGCCCTGATCCTTGGTCCCCCGGCCCGCGACCATGTAGGTCGCGACCGTCCAGGGCGCACCGGCAAAGCCGATCAGCGTGGTCTCGCGCGGCAATTCGCCCGACAGGATCCGCACCGTCTCGTAGATCGGGGACAGGGTCGCGTCGATCTGGTCAGCCGGACGCAGCTGCGCCAGATCGGCGGCCGAGGTGACGGTGGACAGGCGCGGCCCTTCGCCGGTCACGAACCACAGATCCGCGCCCAGGGCCTGCGGGATCAACAGGATGTCGGCGAACAGGATCGCCGCGTCGAAGCCGAAGCGCCGCAGCGGCTGCAGCGTGACCTCGGCCGCCAGTTCGGGATTGTAGCACAGCGACAGGAAATCGCCCGCCTGCGCGCGCGTCGCCCGGTACTCCGGCAGATAGCGCCCGGCCTGGCGCATCATCCAGATCGGCGGGGTGGGCAGAGTCTCGCCGCCGAGGGCGCGCAGCAGAAGTTTGGTCATGAGGCCTCCTGCCGCCCCTTGAAGGCGAGGCGACAGGCGTTGTCAAGCGCGGCCCCCCCGGCTATGCCCGGGCCCATGACACAGATGCCCACCCCCTCCCGCCTCCTCCGGATCGGCACGCGCGGCTCGATCCTGGCCCTGGCGCAGGCGCATGAGACGCGCGACCGGCTGATGGCCGCGCATGACCTGCCCGCCGACGCCTTCGAGATCGTCGTGATCCGCACCACGGGCGACCGCATCACCGACCGACCCCTGAAGGAGATCGGCGGCAAGGGCCTGTTCACCCGCGAGATCGAGGAGGCGCTGACCGAGGGCGCCATCGATCTGGCTGTTCATTCCATGAAGGACATGCCCACGCTGCAGCCCGACGGGCTGGTCATCGACTGCTATCTGCCGCGCGAGGATGTGCGTGACGCCTTCGTCAGCCTTGCGGTCGCCTCCATCGCGGACTTGCCCCAAGGGGCGGTGGTCGGATCCTCCAGCCTGCGGCGACGGGCGCAGCTGGCGCATCGCCGCCCCGACCTGCAGCTGGTCGAGTTCCGCGGCAACGTACAGACGCGGCTGAAGAAGCTGGAGGACGGCGTGGCGATCGCGACCTTCTTGGCCCAAGCCGGCCTCAACCGCATGGACATGGGCCATGTCGCCAGAGGGCCTATCGACCCCGACGAGATGCTGCCCGCCGTGGCGCAGGGGGCAATCGGTGTCGAACGGCGCCGGGATGACGACATGGCGGCTCAATTGCTGACGCCCATTCATCACGCCGAGACCGGCTTGCGCATTGAGGCCGAGCGGGCCTTCCTCGCCCGGCTGGATGGGTCCTGCCAGACGCCCATCGCTGGTCTGGCGGAACTGTCCGGCGACCGGATGATCCTGCGCGGCGAGATCCTGCGCCCCGATGGCAGCGAGATCGTGGCGGGCCGGCGCGAGGGGCTGGCCACCGACGGCGCCGCCATGGGCGACGATCTGGCGCAGGAGCTGCTGGGCCGCGCCGGGCAGGGCTTCATGCAGATCTGATGCGGATCCGGTGATCGCAAGGCACGGCGTCCTCCGCCATGCCCTTCGCCATCAGTAGGTGCGGATCAACCCGACCAGACGGCCCTGAATGCGGACGCGGTCGCCCGGCAGCACGCGGGTCTCGTAGGAGGGGTTGGCCGCCTCCAGCGCGATCATCGTGCCCTTGCGGCGATAGCGCTTCAAGGTGGCCTCCTGATTGTCGACCAGCGCCACGATGATGTCGCCCGTCTCGGCCGTGTCCTGTTCGCGAATCACCACCACGTCGCCGTCGTTGATCCCGGCCTCGATCATCGAATCGCCGGTGACCTCCAGCGCGTAGTGATGCTCGCGGCCCGTCAGCATCGTGCCGGGCACCGAGATGTGATGCGCGACCTGCGAGATCGCCTCGATCGGCACACCGGCGGCGATCCGGCCCATCAGGGGCAGTTGCACGGCGGGGCTGTCGGCCACCGACATGGCCCCGCGCGGACGCGCCGGGCGGGTATTGGCGATGAGGCGGGGGGTGAAGGGCGCGCGCGCCTCCTCCGGCTGGACAAGACCGCTCAGATGGGCCAGCGCATCGGGCAGGCGCACCACCTCCAGCGCGCGGGCGCGGTGGGGAAGGCGGCGGATGAAGCCGCGTTCCTCCAAGGCCGTCACCAGACGGTGGATGCCCGATTTCGAGCGCAGGTCCAGCGCATCCTTCATCTCGTCGAACGAGGGCGGCACGCCGTCGCGCATCATGCGCTTCTGAATGAACTCCAGCAGTTGAATCTGCTTTTTTGTCAGCATGACCTTCGCCTCTTCCATGTGTTCCGTCTATGTTCTAACCGATGCGCCGAATCCCGTCAATCATCTGACGGACAGATCGTAAAAATCCGGTTAATTCTCAGTGCGGAAGCGGAATGAAGGTCATCAGATCACCGGCGCGGCGCGGGGGGTCGGAGGGGGGCGGACCAGCAGCGCGTCGGCCTCGGCCATCAGCGCCAGACGCGCGGAATCCTGATCGTCGAAGGGTGCGATGCCGGGCAGGCCGTCGCCGGGCGTCAGGCGGGCGCGCAGGTAGTGCTGGCGCGGCCCCTCGGCCGGCAGGTCGCAGGTCAGGCGGGCCTGCTGCAGGGGCGGGACAGCCTCCAGCCCCAACATGGCGCGGATGAGAGGTTGCATGAAGAGGATCGCGCAAGTCATTGCCGAGACGGGATTTCCCGGAAGGCCCAGCATGGCCGCCTTGTTCATGCGCCCGGCCATCAGCGGCTTGCCCGGGCGCAGCGCGACCTTGTAGAAGGCCTGCTCGACGCCGTGATCCGCGGCGATCCGGCCAATCAGATCGTGATCGCCGACCGAGGCGCCGCCGATCGTCACCAGCAGATCGGCCCCTTCGGCGGCGGCGAAGCCGGCGCGCAGGCTGGCCTCGGTGTCTCGGGCCAGGGGCAGGATCAGCGCCTCGCCGCCCGCGTCGCGGACCAGGGCGGCGATCGCCAGATCGTTCGAGCTGATGATCTGGCCCGGCGCCGGGTCAGTGCCGGGGGGTACGAGTTCATCCCCACCCGCCAGAATCGCCACGCGGGGGCGCCTGGCGACGCCGACATGGGCGACGTTCATCGCCGCCAGCAGGCCGATCCGGGCCGCCGTCAGGCGGCAGCCGGGTTCCATCCGGTCGCCTTCGGCGAAATCGTTGCCGCGCGGGCGGATGTTGCTGCCGCGCGAGCGGGTGGTGACGCTGATGCGGTCGCTGTCGCGCGCGATGTTCTCCTGCAGCTCGACATGGTCGTAGCCCGCAGGCACCGGGGCGCCGGTGAAGATGCGGATGGCGGTGCCGGGACGGGGGGTGCCGTCCCAGGGGTGGCCCGCGGCGCTGGCTCCGATCACCTCCAGCGTGTCGCCCAGATCGGCGGCGCGCAGGGCATAGCCGTCCATGGCCGAGGCGTCGAAGGGCGGCTGCGTCAGGCGCGAGACAGCGGATTCCAGCAGCGCGCGGCCCTGCGCCTCGGCCAGGGCCACGGTCTCAAGGCGCGGGGCGGAGGCAAGCGCCAGGACGCGGGCCAGGGCCTCGTCGACGCTGATCACGGGTGGGCCTCGTAGAGGCCGGACTTGCCGCCCTCCTTGCGCAGCAGGTGGACGCCCTCGATCCGCATGGATTTCTCGGCGGCCTTGAGCATGTCATAGATGGTCAGGCAGGCCACGGTGACGGCGGTCAGCGCCTCCATCTCGACCCCGGTGCGGCCGGTGGTGCGCACGGTGGCGGTGACGCGGATGCCGGGCAGGTCGGGGTCGGGGACCAGGTCGAGCGCGACCTTGGCGATGGGCAGCGGGTGGCAGAGCGGGATCAGATCGGCGGTGCGCTTGGCGCCCATGATGCCCGCCAGCCGCGCGACGCCCAGCACGTCGCCCTTGGCGGCACCGCCCTCTGCCAGCGCCAGGGTGGCCTCGGACATGATCACGCAGCCGGTGGCCACCGCCTCGCGCGTGGTTTCGGTCTTGGCCGAGACATCGACCATATGCGCCTGCCCCGAGGCATCGAAATGGGTCAGCGTCATGGGGTCACGTCCAGGATGGCGCGGGTCGCCGCCGCCACGTCGTCCTGCCGCATCAGGCTTTCGCCGATGAGGAAGCGCCGCGCGCC
Above is a window of Paracoccus liaowanqingii DNA encoding:
- a CDS encoding adenosine deaminase, whose product is MKKIELHLHLEGAAPPDFIRSLAGEKRLTLDGVFDDRGAYAYDDFAGFLRCYEGATRVLQGPRDYARLLAEVLERCAEEGVIYVELFVSPEFCGGADLPAWRDHLAAMTEVADAARADGIDSRGIVTAIRHFDPDRARRSAICAAETAGGWITGFGMGGAEQVHKATDFAWSFDCAAEAGLGLTCHAGEWLGPDSVRQALDLGCTRIGHGVRAIEDRALVRDLVERNITLEVCPGSNIALGVYPSWDAHPIARLADAGVRVTVSTDDPPFFHTTLRAEYDRLASTFDWGDTEFRQINLWAAEAAFCDTATRDRLKKEFS
- the upp gene encoding uracil phosphoribosyltransferase, giving the protein MPHLTVVDHPLVSHKLSIMRQKDVSTAGFRRLLREISLLLAYEVTRELELTTIRIETPMCEMDAPTLEGKKLALISILRAGNGLLDGILELIPGARVGFVGLYRDPETLKPVEYYCKVPRELDARMTIVVDPMLATGNSSVAAIDMLKDRGAKNIRFLCLLAAPEGVERMRQAHPDVPIFTAALDERLDDHGYIVPGLGDAGDRMFGTK
- the hemE gene encoding uroporphyrinogen decarboxylase: MTKLLLRALGGETLPTPPIWMMRQAGRYLPEYRATRAQAGDFLSLCYNPELAAEVTLQPLRRFGFDAAILFADILLIPQALGADLWFVTGEGPRLSTVTSAADLAQLRPADQIDATLSPIYETVRILSGELPRETTLIGFAGAPWTVATYMVAGRGTKDQGPAHLLKDQDRATFAALIDLITEATIHYLSRQIEAGAEVVKLFDSWAGSLKGRDFDDFSLAPIARIIAALKARHPGLPVIAFPREAGPRYVGFAKATGADCLALDNSVSAEWAAAELQVDGCVQGNLDPRHMVTGGPELVAEAQRITRSLRGGPHVFNLGHGITPDADPDNVARMIDAVRSA
- the hemC gene encoding hydroxymethylbilane synthase gives rise to the protein MTQMPTPSRLLRIGTRGSILALAQAHETRDRLMAAHDLPADAFEIVVIRTTGDRITDRPLKEIGGKGLFTREIEEALTEGAIDLAVHSMKDMPTLQPDGLVIDCYLPREDVRDAFVSLAVASIADLPQGAVVGSSSLRRRAQLAHRRPDLQLVEFRGNVQTRLKKLEDGVAIATFLAQAGLNRMDMGHVARGPIDPDEMLPAVAQGAIGVERRRDDDMAAQLLTPIHHAETGLRIEAERAFLARLDGSCQTPIAGLAELSGDRMILRGEILRPDGSEIVAGRREGLATDGAAMGDDLAQELLGRAGQGFMQI
- the lexA gene encoding transcriptional repressor LexA, whose protein sequence is MLTKKQIQLLEFIQKRMMRDGVPPSFDEMKDALDLRSKSGIHRLVTALEERGFIRRLPHRARALEVVRLPDALAHLSGLVQPEEARAPFTPRLIANTRPARPRGAMSVADSPAVQLPLMGRIAAGVPIEAISQVAHHISVPGTMLTGREHHYALEVTGDSMIEAGINDGDVVVIREQDTAETGDIIVALVDNQEATLKRYRRKGTMIALEAANPSYETRVLPGDRVRIQGRLVGLIRTY
- the moaC gene encoding cyclic pyranopterin monophosphate synthase MoaC, encoding MTLTHFDASGQAHMVDVSAKTETTREAVATGCVIMSEATLALAEGGAAKGDVLGVARLAGIMGAKRTADLIPLCHPLPIAKVALDLVPDPDLPGIRVTATVRTTGRTGVEMEALTAVTVACLTIYDMLKAAEKSMRIEGVHLLRKEGGKSGLYEAHP